A genome region from Urocitellus parryii isolate mUroPar1 chromosome X, mUroPar1.hap1, whole genome shotgun sequence includes the following:
- the Hcfc1 gene encoding host cell factor 1 isoform X3: protein MASAVSPANSPAVLLQPRWKRVVGWSGPVPRPRHGHRAVAIKELIVVFGGGNEGIVDELHVYNTATNQWFIPAVRGDIPPGCAAYGFVCDGTRLLVFGGMVEYGKYSNDLYELQASRWEWKRLKAKTPKNGPPPCPRLGHSFSLVGNKCYLFGGLANDSEDPKNNIPRYLNDLYILELRPGSGVVAWDIPITYGVLPPPRESHTAVVYTEKDNKKSKLVIYGGMSGCRLGDLWTLDIETLTWNKPSLSGVAPLPRSLHSATTIGNKMYVFGGWVPLVMDDVKVATHEKEWKCTNTLACLNLDTMAWETILMDTLEDNIPRARAGHCAVAINTRLYIWSGRDGYRKAWNNQVCCKDLWYLETEKPPPPARVQLVRANTNSLEVSWGAVATADSYLLQLQKYDIPATAATATSPTPNPVPSVPANPPKSPAPAAAAPAVQPLTQVGITLLPQAAAAPPTTTTIQVLPTVPGSSISVPTAARTQGVPAVLKVTGPQATTGTPLVTMRPASQAGKAPVTVTSLPAGVRMVVPTQSAQGTVIGSSPQMSGMAALAAAAAATQKIPPSSAPTVLSVPAGTTIVKTVAVTPGTTTLPATVKVASSPVMVSNPATRMLKTAAAQVGTSVSSAANTSTRPIITVHKSGTVTVAQQAQVVTTVVGGVTKTITLVKSPISVPGGSALISNLGKVMSVVQTKPVQTSAVTGQASTGPVTQIIQTKGPLPAGTILKLVTSADGKPTTIITTTQASGAGTKPTILGISSVSPSTTKPGTTTIIKTIPMSAIITQAGATGVTSSPGIKSPITIITTKVMTSGTGAPAKIITAVPKIATGHGQQGVTQVVLKGAPGQPGTILRTVPMGGVRLVTPVTVSAVKPAVTTLVVKGTTGVTTLGTVTGTVSTSLAGAGGHSTSASLATPITTLGTIATLSSQVINPTAITVSAAQTTLTAAGGLTTPTITMQPVSQPTQVTLITAPSGVEAQPVHDLPVSILASPTTEQPTATVTIADSGQGDVQPGTVTLVCSNPPCETHETGTTNTATTTVVANLGGHPQPTQVQFVCDRQEAAASLVTSTVGQQNGSVVRVCSNPPCETHETGTTNTATTATSNMAGQHGCSNPPCETHETGTTSTATTAMSSIGAGQQRDTRRASTTPTVVRISVVPGALEGAQSSVKPQCQTRQTSATSTTMTVMATGAPCSTGSLLRPSMALEAGVHSPAFVQLAPLSGKVGPSGPSNKDVLLGRQLETHHTHTTNTPTMARSIIGTGEPNAARVVPTPAYESLQTSSPSTTVTVTALEALLCPSSTMTQVCSNPPCETHETGTTNTATTSNAGSAQRVCSNPPCETHETGTTHTATTATSNGGAGQPEGGQQPPAGRPCETHQTTSTGTTMSVSMGALLPDAAPSHRTLESSLEATAVPTVTSQAGAALLAPFPTQRVCSNPPCETHETGTTHTATTVTSNMSSNQDPPPAASDQGEVESTQGDSVNIASSSAITTTVSSTLPRAVTTVTQSTPVPGPSVPISSLTETTPGALTSEVPIPATITVTIANTETSDMPFSAVDILQPPEELQVSPGPRQQLPPRQLLQSSSTPLMGESTEVLSASQTPELQTAVDLSSTGDPSSGQEPASSAVVATVVVQPPQPTQSEVDQLTLPQELMAEAQAGTTTLMVTGLTPEELAVTAAAEAAAQAAATEEAQALAIQAVLQAAQQAVMAGTGEPMDTSEAAAAVTQAELGHLSAEGQEGQATTIPIVLTQQELAALVQQQQQLQEAQAQAQQQHHLPTEALAPADSLNDPTIESNCLNELAGAVPSTVALLPSTATESLAPSNTFVAPQPVVVASPAKLQAAATLTEVANGIESLGVKPDLPPPPSKAPVKKENQWFDVGVIKGTNVMVTHYFLPPDDAVPSDDDSGTVPDYNQLKKQELQPGTAYKFRVAGINACGRGPFSEISAFKTCLPGFPGAPCAIKISKSPDGAHLTWEPPSVTSGKIIEYSVYLAIQSSQAGGEPKSSTPAQLAFMRVYCGPSPSCLVQSSSLSNAHIDYTTKPAIIFRIAARNEKGYGPATQVRWLQETSKDSSGTKPASKRPMSSPEMKSAPKKSKADGQ, encoded by the exons CAACCAACCAGTGGTTCATCCCGGCTGTGAGAGGGGACATCCCTCCGGGGTGCGCTGCCTATGGCTTCGTATGTGATGGTACTCGCCTGCTGGTGTTTGGTGGGATGGTGGAGTACGGGAAATACAGCAACGATCTCTACGAGCTCCAG GCAAGCCGGTGGGAGTGGAAGAGACTCAAAGCAAAAACGCCCAAAAACGGGCCCCCTCCATGTCCTCGGCTTGGGCACAGCTTCTCCCTTGTGGGCAACAAATGCTACCTATTCGGGGGTCTGGCCAACGATAGCGAGGACCCCAAGAACAACATTCCAAG GTACCTGAATGACTTATATATCCTGGAATTACGACCAGGCTCTGGAGTGGTAGCCTGGGATATCCCCATCACATACGGAGTCTTGCCTCCACCTCGAGAGTCACATACTGCTGTGGTCTACACAGAAAAAGACAATAAGAAATCCAAATTGGTGATCTATGGAGGGATGAGTGGCTGCAGGCTAGGAGATCTCTGGACCCTGGATATTG AGACGCTGACATGGAATAAGCCCAGTCTCAGTGGGGTGGCACCCCTTCCTCGCAGTCTTCACTCTGCAACTACCATAGGAAACAA aATGTATGTGTTTGGTGGCTGGGTGCCTCTCGTCATGGATGATGTCAAAGTGGCCACACACGAGAAGGAGTGGAAGTGTACCAACACGCTGGCTTGTCTCAACCTGG ATACCATGGCCTGGGAGACCATCCTGATGGACACACTGGAGGACAACATTCCTCGTGCTCGAGCTGGCCACTGTGCAGTTGCCATCAACACCCGCCTGTATATTTGGAGTGGGCGCGATGGCTACCGGAAGGCCTGGAACAACCAGGTCTGCTGCAAGGACCTCTGGTACTTGGAGACAG AAAAGCCACCACCCCCGGCCCGGGTACAACTGGTACGAGCCAATACCAACTCCCTGGAGGTGAGCTGGGGGGCAGTGGCAACAGCCGACAGTTACCTTCTGCAGCTCCAGAAATATGACATTCCTGCCACGGCTGCTACTGCCACCTCCCCCACACCCAATCCAGTCCCATCTGTGCCTGCCAACCCTCCCAAGAGCCCtgccccagcagcagcagcacctgctgTGCAGCCGCTGACCCAAGTAGGCATCACGCTCCTGCCCCAGGCTGCCGCCGCGcccccaaccaccaccaccatccaggTCTTGCCGACAGTGCCGGGCAGCTCCATTTCTGTGCCCACTGCAGCCAGGACTCAAG GTGTCCCTGCTGTTCTCAAGGTGACTGGTCCTCAGGCTACAACAGGAACCCCGTTGGTCACAATGCGGCCTGCCAGCCAGGCTGGGAAAGCCCCTGTCACTGTGACCTCCTTGCCTGCCGGTGTGCGAATGGTTGTGCCCACACAGAGTGCCCAGGGGACG GTGATTGGTAGCAGTCCGCAGATGAGTGGAATGGCCGCAttggcagctgctgctgctgccacccagAAAATCCCTCCTTCTTCAGCGCCTACAGTGCTGAGTGTCCCAGCGGGCACCACCATCGTCAAGACTGTGGCTGTGACACCTGGCACGACCACCCTCCCAGCCACTGTGAAGGTGGCCTCCTCTCCTGTCATG GTGAGCAATCCTGCTACTCGTATGCTGAAGACTGCAGCTGCCCAAGTGGGGACATCTGTCTCCTCTGCCGCTAACACGTCTACCCGCCCTATTATCACGGTGCACAAGTCGGGGACCGTGACCGTGGCCCAGCAAGCCCAGGTGGTGACCACAGTTGTAGGTGGGGTCACCAAGACCATCACCCTTGTGAAGAGCCCCATCTCCGTCCCAGGAGGCAGTGCTTTG ATTTCCAATCTGGGCAAAGTGATGTCAGTGGTCCAGACCAAACCAGTTCAGACTTCAGCAGTCACAGGCCAGGCATCTACGGGTCCTGTAACTCAGATCATCCAG ACCAAAGGACCCCTGCCAGCAGGGACAATCCTGAAGCTGGTGACCTCAGCAGATGGAAAAcctaccaccatcatcaccaccacgcAGGCCAGTGGAGCAGGGACCAAGCCTACCATCCTGGGCATCAGCAGTGTCTCCCCCAGCACTACCAAACCTGGCACGACCACCATTATCAAGACCATCCCCATGTCCGCCATCATTACCCAGGCAGGCGCAACAG GTGTGACTAGTAGTCCTGGCATCAAGTCCCCCATCACCATTATTACCACCAAGGTTATGACTTCAGGAACTGGAGCACCTGCTAAAATCATCACTGCTGTCCCCAAGATTGCCACTGGCCATGGGCAGCAAGGAGTGACACAG GTGGTGCTAAAGGGGGCCCCTGGACAGCCAGGCACCATCCTCCGCACCGTGCCCATGGGGGGCGTTCGCCTGGTCACCCCTGTCACCGTCTCTGCCGTCAAGCCAGCCGTCACCACATTGGTTGTGAAGGGTACCACAG GTGTCACAACCCTAGGCACGGTGACGGGCACTGTTTCCACCAGCCTTGCTGGAGCTGGGGGCCACAGCACCAGCGCCTCCCTGGCCACACCCATCACCACATTGGGTACCATCGCCACCCTCTCGAGCCAGGTGATTAACCCCACCGCCATTACCGTGTCAGCTGCGCAGACCACACTGACGGCCGCTGGCGGGCTCACCACACCCACCATCACCATGCAG CCTGTGTCTCAGCCTACCCAGGTGACTCTGATTACAGCGCCTAGTGGGGTCGAGGCCCAGCCTGTGCACGACCTCCCTGTGTCCATTCTGGCCTCACCTACTACAGAGCAGCCCACAGCCACAGTCACCATTGCCGACTCTGGCCAGGGTGATGTTCAGCCTGGCACTGTGACACTGGTGTGCTCCAACCCACCCTGTGAGACCCACGAGACGGGCACTACCAACACGGCCACCACCACTGTTGTGGCCAACCTTGGGGGACACCCCCAGCCCACCCAAGTGCAGTTTGTCTGTGATAGGCAGGAGGCAGCTGCTTCTCTTGTGACCTCAACTGTGGGGCAGCAGAATGGTAGTGTGGTCCGCGTCTGCTCGAACCCACCCTGTGAGACCCATGAGACAGGAACCACCAACACTGCCACCACAGCCACCTCCAACATGGCTGGGCAGCATGGCTGCTCAAACCCACCCTGTGAGACCCATGAGACGGGCACCACCAGCACCGCCACGACGGCCATGTCCAGCATTGGCGCTGGCCAGCAACGAGATACCCGTCGTGCCTCTACCACCCCCACTGTGGTCCGGATCAGTGTGGTTCCTGGGGCATTGGAGGGAGCCCAAAGTTCTGTCAAGCCCCAGTGCCAAACCCGCCAGACCAGTGCAACCAGCACCACCATGACTGTGATGGCCACTGGGGCCCCATGCTCAACTGGCTCCCTGCTGAGGCCAAGCATGGCCCTGGAAGCTGGGGTCCACAGCCCTGCTTTTGTGCAGTTGGCCCCTCTGAGTGGTAAAGTCGGGCCAAGTGGTCCCAGCAACAAGGACGTGCTCCTGGGGCGCCAGTTGGAGacgcatcacacacacacaaccaacaCCCCCACCATGGCACGCTCCATCATAGGTACTGGGGAGCCCAATGCAGCTCGTGTGGTCCCCACACCTGCATACGAGAGCCTCCAAACCAGTTCACCCAGCACCACTGTAACTGTGACAGCCCTGGAGGCTCTGCTGTGTCCCTCATCCACAATGACCCAAGTCTGCTCCAACCCGCCATGCGAGACCCACGAGACGGGCACCACCAACACCGCCACTACCTCCAATGCAGGCAGCGCCCAGCGGGTGTGCTCCAACCCGCCTTGTGAGACCCATGAGACGGGTACCACACACACGGCCACCACTGCCACCTCAAATGGGGGGGCAGGCCAGCCCGAGGGTGGGCAGCAGCCCCCTGCTGGCCGACCCTGTGAGACACACCAGACCACTTCCACAGGCACCACTATGTCAGTCAGCATGGGTGCCCTGCTTCCTGATGCTGCCCCATCCCACAGGACCCTGGAGTCCAGCTTGGAGGCAACAGCAGTGCCCACCGTCACCTCCCAGGCTGGTGCTGCATTGCTGGCTCCTTTCCCAACACAGAGGGTGTGCTCCAACCCCCCCTGTGAGACCCACGAGACGGGCACCACACACACAGCCACCACTGTCACCTCCAACATGAGCTCAAATCAAG ATCCCCCACCAGCCGCCAGTGATCAGGGAGAGGTGGAGAGCACCCAGGGTGACAGTGTGAACATCGCCAGCTCCAGTGCCATCACAACAACTGTGTCCTCCACGCTGCCACGGGCAGTGACCACCGTGACACAGTCCACACCTGTTCCAGGCCCCTCTGTGCCG ATTTCATCACTGACTGAGACTACCCCAGGGGCTCTGACTTCCGAAGTCCCCATCCCAGCCACGATAACAGTGACCATAGCCAACACAGAAACTTCTGACATGCCCTTCTCTGCTGTTGACATCCTGCAGCCCCCAGAGGAACTCCAGGTCTCACCAGGACCTCGCCAGCAGCTGCCGCCACGGCAACTCCTGCAGTCTTCCTCCACACCCCTGATGGGGGAGTCCACCGAGGTCCTGTCAGCCTCCCAGACCCCTGAGCTTCAGACTGCCGTGGATCTGAGCAGCACAGGGGACCCATCTTCAGGCCAGGAGCCTGCCAGCTCAGCGGTAGTGGCCACTGTGGTGGTCCAGCCACCCCAGCCCACACAGTCTGAAGTAGACCAGTTAACACTTCCCCAAGAGCTGATGGCTGAGGcccaggcaggcaccaccacccTCATGGTAACAGGGCTCACCCCTGAGGAGCTTGCAGTGACTGCTGCTGCAGAAGCAGCTGCCCAGGCTGCAGCCACCGAGgaggcccaggccctggccatCCAGGCAGTGCTCCAGGCCGCACAGCAGGCTGTCATGG CAGGCACCGGGGAGCCCATGGACACATCCGAGGCGGCAGCAGCTGTGACACAAGCAGAGCTGGGTCACCTTTCAGCCGAGGGCCAGGAGGGCCAGGCCACCACCATCCCTATTGTGCTGACACAGCAGGAATTGGCTGCCTTGgtgcagcaacagcagcagctgcaggaggcccaggcccaggcccagcagCAGCACCACCTCCCTACCGAGGCCCTAGCCCCAGCCGACAGCCTCAATGACCCAACCATCGAAAGCAACTGCCTCAATGAGCTGGCTGGTGCTGTCCCCAGTACCGTGGCTCTGCTGCCTTCAACAGCCACTGAGA GCCTGGCTCCGTCCAACACCTTTGTGGCCCCCCAGCCAGTTGTGGTAGCTAGCCCAGCGAAGCTACAGGCTGCAGCTACCCTAACTGAAGTGGCCAATGGCATAGAGTCCCTGGGTGTG AAGCCAGAcctgccaccaccacccagcAAAGCCCCTGTGAAGAAAGAGAACCAGTGGTTTGATGTGGGGGTCATTAAGGGCACCAATGTGATGGTGACTCACTATTTCCTGCCACCTGATGATGCTGTCCCATCAGAT GATGACTCGGGCACTGTCCCTGACTATAACCAACTGAAGAAGCAGGAGCTACAGCCAGGCACAGCCTATAAGTTTCGTGTTGCTGGTATCAACGCTTGTGGCCGGGGGCCCTTCAGCGAGATCTCAGCCTTTAAGACATGTCTGCCTGGTTTCCCAGGGGCCCCTTGTGCCATTAAAATCAGCAAA AGTCCAGATGGTGCTCACCTCACCTGGGAGCCGCCCTCTGTGACCTCCGGCAAGATCATCGAGTACTCTGTGTACCTGGCCATCCAGAGCTCACAGGCTGGCGGCGAGCCCAAGAgctcaaccccagcccagctggcCTTTATGCGAGTGTACTGCGGGCCCAGCCCCTCTTGCCTTGTGCAGTCCTCCAGCCTCTCCAATGCCCACATTGACTACACCACCAAGCCCGCCATCATCTTTCGCATTGCTGCCCGCAATGAGAAGGGGTACGGCCCAGCCACACAAGTGAGGTGGTTGCAAG AAACCAGTAAAGACAGCTCAGGCACCAAGCCGGCCAGCAAGCGGCCTATGTCCTCTCCGGAAAT GAAATCTGCTCCAAAGAAATCTAAGGCAGATGGTCAGTGA